The Pan troglodytes isolate AG18354 chromosome 19, NHGRI_mPanTro3-v2.0_pri, whole genome shotgun sequence region ggattacaggcatgagccaccgtgcctggccactccATTCCCTTTTCTAACTTACATTTCTTCTACTTTaagtaaatatctttttttaaaaaatatttaaaataaaaaaatattttagctttCCCTTTAGTGCCGCCTGGGAGAAATGGTCTAACAAAAGACCTCCAGAAATTGCTTCCAGATTTACAtaactgaaaaaattaaagatcCTAGATTATTAATTCACAGGGCAAAGGAATGccccctttcttctctttctggtcTTTTCTGGAATGccccctttcttctctttctggtcTTTTCTGAAAGCTTTGACCCTTGTCTTATTTCTATTGCCTCATTTCATCATTGTGTAAAAAGCATACCACATGATGAAATACATGCCACTGCTGTTGTGTTTTTGCAAAATTGAAAAtacatttgaggccaggcacggtggctcacgcctgtaatcccagcactttgggaggccgaggtgggtggatcacgaggtcaggagtttgagaccagcttggccaacatggtgaaaccctgtctctactaaaataaataaatatatatatatatacatacacacacacacaattagccgagagttggtggcaggcgcctgtagtcccagctactcgggaggctgaggcaggagaatcactggaaccaaggaggtggaggttgcagtgagccgagattgcactactgcattccagcctggcaacagagcgaggctccatctcaaaaaaaaaaaaaagaaaagaaaagaaaatacatttgagtGAAATGGTAAGATTATATTGCAAaaagttttctattaaaaaagaaaacaaaatggccaggcagggtggctcactcccgtaatcccagcactttgggaggccaaggtgggtggatcacctgaggtcaggagttcgagaccagcctgtcccacatggtgaaaccccgtctctactaaaaatacaaaaaattagccgggtgtggtgatggacacctgtaatcccagctactcaggaggctgaggcaggagaattgcttgaacccaggaggcggaggttgcagtgagccaagatcgcgccactgcactccagcctgggcaacaagagtgaaactccatctccaaaaaaaaaaaaaaaaaaaaaagagagaagaaaagaaaagaagaaaacacaattttttttttccccaagaagcAAAACAGATGATAACTATCATAAGCATTCCCAATTAGTGGCTTGGGATCTACCAGCGTGTTCTCAATGCCCTTGCTTGAGTTCCAGGTCAGTTGTCATTGTCAGGTTTCTCCTTCTCTCTGCTACTCCCCAGTTCTTAGCTGCCTAGGAATAACACTGCGGAGATCCCACTGTTCACCAGGTTTTTACTAAAGAATTCAATGTTCAGAGAGTATCCTTTTtcattaaatatcattactgagATACTAAATGATTTCATTATGAGGTAATCTCACCTTAAGATTAaaccatattaaatatataataaacatatttaaaaaaacgaCAGCACCAAGTACAGAGTTAAAATAAGGTTCTGGGGTactaaggttttttgttttttgtttttgagacagtctcactcggTCGTCCAGGATGGAATGCTGTGgagtgatctctgcttactgcaacctctgcctccgaggttcaagcaattttcttgcctcagcctcctgagtagctgggattacaggcgcctgccaccgtgcctggctaatttctgtatttttagtagaattggggtttcaccatgttggctaggctggtctcaaactcctgacctgaaatgatgcacctgcctcagcctcccaaagtgctgtgattacaggtgtgggccaccacatctggccttggGGTACTAAGTCTTAATTTCATAACTAGGACATATTTTGAATATACAAGTTTCACTAACAATACACACCTTTATACATCAACAAAATTTTCACAATccttaaaaacacaatgaaattttgtatattgtttaaaaatatctcctgctaagaaatctttgccatttCTTAGGTGTACATTCCTACTGTTTGTGTTAAAGCACATAGacattaaaatgcatttaaaatatatatatatgctcattATAAACAACCTTAAATAGAAGGCCATGAACCTGAATTTGTCATACCTGTTGGATAGTAGGCTTGCGAGTACTGTGCTGAGGGTGTGTAGTTACTGTATTTTTGGGAGGAGCTGACCATTGTTTGAGGACCTTGTTGAACATGTACAGATGTGGTGCTGGGCTGCAGTGTATAGGTAACCTCAGTTGGAAACCTCTGGAGTACAGCAAACGGAACCcctttatctgaaaatgtgggAGATGTCTCCACTTGTCCAGGATGCATTCCAAGGGAGTTCTGCCATATTCTATGAGGAACTGGGGTCCGATCTAAACCTTTCAGAGGGTAAGTACTGTGGTCGTGGGATGGAGTTGATACACAGGAGTAAGGAGACAAACTATCTCGACGAAATGACCGGTGAAATTGTCCTACAGCCACTGGTCCTACATAAAAGAGGAAGAGCACATTTACTAATTTTGCATTACATCACCAGACATAGTAAACCAAAGGTCATAAAATATGCTACTCTTCACCTATCAGCCATTTTTAACACAACAGAAGTTTAGGTTTGGTAAAAACAAGTTCAGAATCAAGAATATGAGACATATAATGctgaaagaagaatcaaataaaccttTGTTTTCTCAGTGCAATAGTCATAAAAGATAAAGTGCCCAAATTCTAACATTAAATCAAATGTTAAATCAAAAATTCAACATTAAAAGCCTTTTATACATGATTTGGCCATCTTACCTTTCGCTTTATTTGCCTGACCCAGATTTTTCCAACATGTAAGCTACTTCCTAAAAGTTTTCCATTCAGTCTTTCAAACAATTTTGGAACATTAATAATAGGCATAAAAATAAgctctccaccaaaaaataaaagaaatgggtGTGGAACATAtaacaagataaaaaaaaaaaagtaacgctctttgctatctatctatctatctatctatctatctatctatctatctatctagcaaccgggtctcactctgttacccaggttgcagtgcagtgatgtgatcttggctcactctagcctcaaacttccaggctcaagcaatcctcccacctcagcctcctgactagctggaacTATAAGTGCACATCACCAAGCactgtttattttactttttgtagaaacaaggtcttgccacattcccaggctggtctggaactcctgggctcaagcgatcctcctgcctttgcctcccaaagtgctgggattacaggcatgagccaccatgtcttgCCCTccctttcaaatttttaaaaatgataatcttTATAAAAAAGTCAGGCTTGAAAAGTTTGACTTAGTTTCCTCCTTCATCCCTTAAATCAGTCAATCATTTtccatgatttttctttcttcagagtCTTTCCAGTAGTATCCTTTCCCAGATATCAGTGGCTCTCAAACATTGGTTTACATCTGAATCACCTGAAGAGTCTGTTAAAAATCCACAAATCCAggcccagagattctgatacttGTCTTCTCTTTATTAGCAatgtaaaaaggaataaaaagtggagataaggaagagagagaaagggcaaTAGTATGTAATGAGGGAAGGGAGAATATAAATGATACAGAACTATGGATTATGATTCTTGAACATAAACAAAGCTAGCCTAATTTATTCCTAAGGAGAGTTTTGCATTAAATCATGTGACTGATTCACAAGTTCCTTTCAATTTACTAAGCTAATCTGTAAAACAGAGGGAAAACTTATTATGTGCTACTCAAGTATTAAACTACACGTTGAAAGTTAACACTCAAATATCTGCTTTTCCAAATAATTAGATTGTAAACCCATTCAACAAGTTACATATCTGTCATTCTATTTCTGtagtttaatttcctttaaagaaTAAAGCacgccagccacggtggctcatgcctgtaatcccagcactttgggaggccgaggcaggcagatcacttgagtccaagagttcaagatcagcctcagcaacatggtgaaaccccatctctacaaaatatacaaaaatcagctgggcatggtggtgcatgcctgtaatcccagctactcaggaggctgaggcaggagaatcgcttgaacccaggaggtggaggttgcagtaagctgagattgagccactgtactccagcctgggtgacacagtgagaccctgtttcgaaaagaaataataaagtattattgagtccaggagttcaaggttacagtgaactatgatcgtgccactgcactccagcctgggtgacagagtgagatcctatctcttaaaaataaataaataaacaaataaataaagcatgaatgccaaaaagaaacaaatacgcACATATGAACAACACAAATTCTGAAGCCCTGGAAATCAAGAGGCTTTATCTAATAGGGGGAAAAAATCCTACTTCAGAAGATTGAATGTATTCAAATGATAGATctcttaaaaactatttttcctttattcctttaaagtacaaaaaataaaatagacccTGCGCAGTGTCTCAtccttctaatcccagcactttgggaggccaaggcgggaggattgcttgagctcaggaatttcagaccagcatgggcaaaatggtgagatcctggccaggtatggtggctcacacttgtaacactagcattttgggaggctgaggagggcaggtcatttgagcttaggagttcaagaccagcctgactaacatggagaaaccccgtctctactaaaaatacaaaaattagctgggcttggtggcacacaccttgtagtcctagctactcaggaggctgaggaaggagaatagcttgaacctgggaggtggaggttgcagtgggctgagatcacgccactgcactccagcccgggcaacacagcaagactccatctcaaaaaaaaaaaaaaaaaaaaaaaaaaaaaggaaagaaagaaaaaagaaaaaaaaggtgagatcttgtctttacaaaaaataaaacaatcagccaggtatggtggcatgcaccaatagtcccagctaggagactgaggtgggaggatgacttgatcctgggaggtcaaggcaccagtgagccatgttcatgccactgaactccagcctgggtgacagagggagactctgtctttaaaaaaaaaaaaaaaaagcataaaacagTTTTTACGCTGCTTGACTAGCAATTCCGCAGGTACATACACCTTGAACCCACCACTGAcaacccctcctttttttctctctcttcacaaGAGGTGTTTCTGCATGTCCAAAATTACCCATTCCTTGATTTCTCCTGGGATGCTCGCATGTCAACACTACATACAGCCTACAGAGTACAACAGCTCTGCCCTCTTCGGGGATAAACTGTTGGTGAATTTTCAGGCTGTCAATAACTTAAGCAGCTAATTAAAGAATTCCCTACCTTAAATTGTTTTATATCTGTCTACTTCTATCATGATAAACTTGGAGTGATGGCCAATTAACTATTTTAGATGCAGTTAAAATTAGAACACAGTCAAGATTAAAAGAACATTCTTTtaagtctgtttttttaaaataaagaaccaAGACATGTTTAGCCCTTATTTATTCTTCTGTTAAGGGTTACTTCATAGGGCTCAATTCAGATCAACATTACAGAGCATCATCTATATGTCTTCAAAATATCTTTAAGATATATTTGGCAAAGTTTGAATCCAGAATTCTGGAAATAGAGGGCAGGATGAAATTGTGTTCtcaaaaattctatttcttttatggAAGTGCGTCTGAATTAATCAATTCCCAGGAAAGAATCCAAAAACTTGCCTCTTGAGAGCATGGTATCCCCAGGTAAAAACAGATTATCCACTTCTCAGATCTGTTACTTAGTTTagaatattttaacaaatatcgTATAAAATAAACTGctcctaaaaacaaaataacaaaagagCACAAAGGAAAAACATGCAATCTGTTTCTTATCAAGTATACTCTTGGGAGGTGAACAGTGCAATTGGTTCAGTGGCTCTAAATAAAAGAACTAGGTCCTAAAACAGAGGATTCTATTATAGAGAGAGAAGTATTCAACCCATACACTGAAATAGAACATAGAAAAAATGGAGACTAAGCAGTAGCAGTGTAGTCAGGCACATAACCAAGGCAAGAtttgagaagaagaaaaatgagatgagGAAAAGTAGAAGAGCCAAGGACTTAGAACATGGAATGAGAACAAAACAAAGTTGTATTCTTGAACAACTTTGCTAAATTATTCAAGTTCTAGTATTCTTGAACTTAAAGCAGAATTACATTCCACCTGAACCAGTAACACAATTCCCTAGTGAACCAAACCTACGGTATCGACAGTCCACACCTGACATACCTTCTGCACATACCAATAGGTAGaatggtaaggaaaaaaaaaaaacaccaaacaggAAAGGCATGAAAACAATAACTTAGTTATATATGGATTGACATATAATCTATACTGAAAAACCATGAATTTATGTTTTTCAACAAACAGTAATCTTTAAATGCTGACCAACTGAACTATAAGTGAATAAAATCAGATGCCAGATGGCCCTGAATTTCTTCAATTAAAATGGACTCTATCCTTAAAATACAACTGAGTTTAAGATAGTTGAGGGTAAAAGGTCTgagaagagaaaagagcaagtgttggtttttatgtgtgtgtgtatgcatggatGTTTCTTTGTTTGAAGTGGTTATCCCATTTCTcccaaaaacatattttctagtCTTTTCTCCTTATACCCACCAGACAtgcaacctgaaaaaaaaaaaaaaatccatgtcagAGATTCTGCCAAATGTATGCCATGGTATTGTCTCCATTGCCTTGCCCCCTATCATTCCCTACCAAAATCAATGGCCATCACATGGAAGTGGCCTAATATTCCTTTAGGACATTCTTATGCCACTGCTGCTTTTTCAACTTACTGTTGGAACTTTAACCTACTCCCTTATCTTCTAAACTCCACAGTGGTCACATAACCTAGTTCCTTATCTTCTAAATTCCAAATGAACCAAGTACTGTTGTCATTCGTAACCCTGGGCGAAGGTTAAGTTGAACATagtgttattttatttgtacatttaaaCTTTTCCATTAACTCAAAAAtaacccagattttttttttttttttttgagacagcgtctcactctgtcgcccaggctggagtgcaatggcgtgatctcggctcactgcaacctccacctcccaggttcaagtgattttcctgcctcagcctcccgagtagctgggactacaggcacccgccaccacgcccagctaatttttatatttttaatagagatagggtttcaccatgttggccaggatggtctcgatctcttgaccttgtgatccgcctgcctgggcctcccaaagtgctgggattacaggcgtgagccaccgcacccggccccagatTTCTTTATAGTAAATCCATGTTAACatgctgaaaatgtttttattactctCCTAGCTGAaggtgaagaatgaatgaatgattacaCCCTGTTGGTTTCTTGGTATACTGCTTCATATCATGGACTCTTTAAACAGAGAAATGGAATATTGCCACCCTTGCCTTCCTGGAAGAGGGGGAAGAGCATCAAAAATCAAGTCtacaggcctggcgcagtggtggctcacgcctgtaatcccagcacttccagaggccaaggtgggcagatcacttgagcccaggagttccagaccagcctgggcaacagagtgaaaccctgtatccaccaaaaacacaaaaaattagctgggtgtggtggccacgcctgtagtcccagctactcgggaggctgaggtgggaggatcccttgagcccgggaggtggaggttgcagcgagccaagatcttgccactgcactccagcctgggggacagagtgaaaccctatctcaaaaaaaaaaaaaaaaaaaaaatcaagtctataaaataatttggccgtgtgaagtggctcacacctgtaatcccagcacattgggaggccaagatgggcggatcacctgaggtcaggagttcaaaaccagcctggccaacatggtgaaaccccatctctactaacaatacaaaaattagccaggtgtggtggcaggcacctgtaaaatcccagctactctggaggctgaggcagaagaatcacttgaacctgggaggcagaggttgcagtgagcggagatcttgccattgcacgccagcctgggcaacacagtgagacttaatctcaaaaaataaaataggcggggcgcagtggctcaggcctgtaatcccagcactttgggaggccaaggctggcggatcacctgaggtcaggagttcgagaccagcctggccaacctggtgaaaccccgtctctactaaaaaatataaaaattagccgggcatggtggcacgcgcctgtattcccagctactgaggaggctaaggaatgagaattgcttgaacccgagaggcggaggttgtggtgagccgagatcgcgccattgcactccagcctgggtgacaagagcgaaactccgtctcaaaaaaataaacaaataataaaaaataaataatccactATCACAGAGGGTTTCTCAACTTTTACTAAATACAGATGTATACCAAAAAGTTTTTTCAATACTGAAAGATTGTAGCCAATAGTGAAAACTCCAAAGGCTGTAAATGTGagctttctaaaattcttttttaactaAAACTTGACAGCTGTAAAGAAAACCATCTTTGCCTTATGTTTGTCTAATCATACCCCTTTAAGGAAGCATCAAGCTCTAATTTGCTTCAATGAAAGAAATGTGTAGCCAATTCATTCTACATAGGAACTATATCTTGTAAGCCACGATGTATCGTTGTATTTTTGCTCTTAAGGTATATAAACAACGTCTACCATTCTACACATTAACCAGAACCTTAAATCTGATGATTGTCGTAACACTTCTAAGATTTCTTAGATGTGCCAATAGGTGGAAGGTGGCAGCCCTCTTCAAGGACAAATTTCCACTGCAGGCACCTTTTCCAAAACTTTCCCTTGCCTGCTATTGTAATGTTctaagttctttctttttttttttctttttttttttttttgagaccgagtctcgctctgttgctcagactggagtgcagtggcactatctcggcttactgcaacctctgcctcctgggttcaagcgattctcctgcctcagtctcctaagtagctgggattacaggcgtgcaccaccatgcctggctaatttttgtatttttagtagagacgaggtttcaccctgttggttaggccggtctcaaactcctaacctcgtgatgcacccgcctcggcctcccaaagtgctgggattacaggcgtgagccgccacgcccaacCGTAATGTTCTAAGTTCTCTTGACTACGATTTTGTTCCATCCCGCCTTAACCCGTAGGGTGACTCCACTCTGCTTCCCACGGGAGCAAAGGAGCCCATTTTGTTTCTTCCAGACCCAATGTTTCAACGAAGGACTACTTAGTCCACATGTTTACAGTGGACAGTGTGGGTCTCAGGAAGGTAAACGGAGGCTTACAACCAGGTAAACTCCTGGGGTTCAAACCGGGGACGAGTAGAAGGGAGCCTAAGAGGCGGAGGTCCCTTTTGCTGCCAGTGGGCTCAGAAGGGGCTGAATGCTTACGGACCCTCCAGGGGAGGGCCGGTGGCCACCGTGCTGGTGCCGCTGAGAACGGCGGCGGTGGCACAGCGGACAATGGGTCCCCCGCGCCTTTCCGAAGCCCATAGCGTGAGGACGTGCGAAAATGCGCCCTCCAGCGGCGGTTGCTCCCCGCCGCCCATGTGCCCACTGTGGGCGAGGGCACGGGCAGTCCGGACTCACCTTGCGGCTCGGGCCGGGGCCCcgcgggcggcggcggctgctGGTGCTGCAGcggcgcggcggcggcggaggcggAGGCCGAGGTGATGAGCAGCCGCTGGAAGCGGTTGGGCGGGCGGCAGGGCACCTCCAGGCCGGCCGCCAGCTTGGCCTTGTTGGCGCTGGTGAGGCGCTTGAGGTGCACGAGCAGCTGTGGCTGGTCGCGGCGGAAGTGCGGGTTGTGGAAGTGATGGAGCGGCCCATTGCCTGCCGGTTTGCCGCCCCCCGGCCCGCCCAGCACCACCTTGCGGAAGCCGTAGAGGTTGAGCTGGCGGATGAAGCTGGTGAAGCTGGTGGTTTTGAAGAGCTCGGGCTCGGCCCCGGCCCCCGCAGTCCCGCCACCGCCCCCCGGCCCGGGCGGGCTGAGCAGCTCGGCCTCGAAGAGCGGCTGGTCGATAAGCAGCCCCTCGCCGCGGCCGTCCCAGCGGATGGAGCGGTAGCGCGGGCTGTTCACCAGGCGCCACAGCTTGGCAGGGAAGTTGTTGGGGTTGATGGGGGTGGAGAGCAGCGCCTCCATCGCCCCGCCGGGCCGGGGCCTCGCCCCCCGAGCCTAGCTCTCCCACACCGTTCTCGATCCCTCCCCGGCCTTCGCCTCGCCCGCCCGCTCCTGCCGGCGCCCATCCGCCGCGTACCAGGGACCGTTGGCGCACGAGGCCCCGCGGCGCCTCCCAGCGCGGCCAATGGGGCCTCGAATTCCCGCCACGCGGCGTGGGCACCTCCCCCTCGGCGGCCGCGTGCCCCAGTTCGGCCCGCCGGACGCCTGCGGGACCCGGGCAGGAGCCCCTTCCCCACGCGTTCCCAGACTTCAGGCCAGGAAGGCTGTCTGCCGGGGAGTTCTAAGTCCTGACAAGAGAGAAGCCCAGTTATCCACCGTGGAATACCAAGAGGCGTGTGTTTCGGCCCAGCCAACTAGTGGGGACTTGGAATGCAGAGAAAGTGTGCGTTAGGCAGCAGAGTTGGTCGTTCTGGGGACCAAAGGGTCTGGTATGTAATCTTTGCTAACAGTGGAACTGCTTACCTCTCAAACAAAAATGATGCTACTGGAGGTATAATATCTTGAGTAAACGAACTCACCTTTTAGATAGTAGCCCTTTGTATCTTTTAAGATACACTCTTTTAAGTCAGTATTTGTTCAAGACAATTTACTCAAGGTTAGATGAAAACTGAGGTCCCTAGGAGGAGGGAATCACAAGAATCTAAGTACTATCTTGTGTGCCTGCCCAACTAGCTGGTGGCATTTTAGacattaaagagaaataaagatggGACAGAATTCTACGGTATCCATAAGAATCGATCCCTAGCCAGTCAATAAATAAGAATGTAACAAGAGCTGTGCTGATTCAAAAAGAGAGGTTCATTTGAAAACggatattggccgggcgcagtggctcacgtctgtaatcccaacactttgggaggccgagctgggtggactgcttgaacccaggagttcgagaccagcctggccaacatggtgaaaccccgtctctactaaaaatacaaaaattagccagcgtgatagcatacctgtagtcccaactgttcaggaggctgaggcaggagaatcgcttgaacccagaaggcggaggttgcagtgagccgagatcgcaccactgcactccagcctggggaacagagggagactccatctcaaaataaataaattggaaattGCTGGGAGAAAGGGGTACAATGTTCTACTCTTCTCATGGTCAAAGAATAAGTGAATATTAAgtttttttagaaatgaaaataaaacgaCCCAACAAAGCAGCACTAATATAGAGATTTTATTTAAACTGTATTGAATTTTTACAGCACATTGCATGTTTGTCACAACGCAACTGCACAGTTTGGATTTTTGGCCACATCATGTCACTTACACCCACAACAGCTCTGAAAGGAGTATTTGATGAACACATCTGAGCCAAGAGCCCAGAGTCTCTCTCCAAGGCCATGCAGTTTGTTCACTGATGGGACAGTCCCTCAAAACAGCCACGCTAAGTAGACAGATACAGTCTCCCCAAATGTTACCAATCTTACTCCCCTCGAAAACGGGCAGAGTGAAGTGCAATGAAAGACAAGTTAATTAAAAAGC contains the following coding sequences:
- the HSF5 gene encoding heat shock factor protein 5 isoform X1 yields the protein MEALLSTPINPNNFPAKLWRLVNSPRYRSIRWDGRGEGLLIDQPLFEAELLSPPGPGGGGGTAGAGAEPELFKTTSFTSFIRQLNLYGFRKVVLGGPGGGKPAGNGPLHHFHNPHFRRDQPQLLVHLKRLTSANKAKLAAGLEVPCRPPNRFQRLLITSASASAAAAPLQHQQPPPPAGPRPEPQGPVAVGQFHRSFRRDSLSPYSCVSTPSHDHSTYPLKGLDRTPVPHRIWQNSLGMHPGQVETSPTFSDKGVPFAVLQRFPTEVTYTLQPSTTSVHVQQGPQTMVSSSQKYSNYTPSAQYSQAYYPTAVLQCCSPTHMDALSSCVTPTASSYAHCNYFQLYFFFSQNPSMQSSYPVEFLPSNWPCSTTDENTKTEVNLEAVFQIVDELHSSPKLEMVKVEPVENQCPTSPSYRGQHILANSNNSNPCSASQASQLEPLTPVGSDIMSFVVGTEQAVASSLPQSPEYIYTIHTAQPVENSTIQESAAIQQAHVKLKEHLNHNPSPSSVVFVQEGPPFSTHQVDANIKCQTSSRENILPSEQMGFLISEMGPASKPSEDTGLATPARYREHRSNSQQGKSPDLHLLVDVACKQERFPKEEELKE
- the HSF5 gene encoding heat shock factor protein 5 isoform X2, with protein sequence MEALLSTPINPNNFPAKLWRLVNSPRYRSIRWDGRGEGLLIDQPLFEAELLSPPGPGGGGGTAGAGAEPELFKTTSFTSFIRQLNLYGFRKVVLGGPGGGKPAGNGPLHHFHNPHFRRDQPQLLVHLKRLTSANKAKLAAGLEVPCRPPNRFQRLLITSASASAAAAPLQHQQPPPPAGPRPEPQGPVAVGQFHRSFRRDSLSPYSCVSTPSHDHSTYPLKGLDRTPVPHRIWQNSLGMHPGQVETSPTFSDKGVPFAVLQRFPTEVTYTLQPSTTSVHVQQGPQTMVSSSQKYSNYTPSAQYSQAYYPTAVLQCCSPTHMDALSSCVTPTASSYAHCNYFQNPSMQSSYPVEFLPSNWPCSTTDENTKTEVNLEAVFQIVDELHSSPKLEMVKVEPVENQCPTSPSYRGQHILANSNNSNPCSASQASQLEPLTPVGSDIMSFVVGTEQAVASSLPQSPEYIYTIHTAQPVENSTIQESAAIQQAHVKLKEHLNHNPSPSSVVFVQEGPPFSTHQVDANIKCQTSSRENILPSEQMGFLISEMGPASKPSEDTGLATPARYREHRSNSQQGKSPDLHLLVDVACKQERFPKEEELKE